One Sulfurirhabdus autotrophica DNA window includes the following coding sequences:
- a CDS encoding helix-turn-helix transcriptional regulator, giving the protein MHCDEFIRSIYRGSTEWPLAYFQTNIFDSLSKLIPFDLGVWGRSGELPESIVDVHLYHQSKREIEDCLADFQHEDFLADAVRSDSGQVINLADLLSHEANIKPAGYKEFARQWGAQQVLSTCWNETMPGLVCFMSLWRKSPHHFFTEVERKTLERLLPHIAEAHRLSRIGYMRQFDLPHTLQRSKQAVALCNSRGVLIEAEAAFFHLIKTEWSSWRSNKLPFELKPLQTQKQPYRGENISISAQVIDEMVLVQVRELNRLDMLGKKQLQIAQCYAHGENYHDISAKFSIAENTVRSHIATIFKKCSVHNKAELATLLFKTPQGAR; this is encoded by the coding sequence ATGCATTGCGATGAATTTATTCGTAGTATTTATCGCGGGTCAACAGAGTGGCCATTAGCCTATTTTCAGACTAATATTTTTGATTCGCTGTCAAAGCTGATTCCATTTGACTTAGGCGTGTGGGGCCGAAGTGGCGAATTGCCTGAATCCATTGTGGATGTGCATCTCTACCACCAGTCAAAGCGTGAGATCGAGGATTGTCTGGCTGATTTTCAGCATGAGGATTTTTTGGCTGATGCGGTACGTAGCGATTCTGGACAAGTTATCAATCTGGCTGACTTGCTAAGCCACGAAGCGAATATTAAACCGGCTGGCTACAAAGAATTTGCGCGACAGTGGGGAGCGCAACAGGTGTTGTCCACCTGTTGGAATGAAACTATGCCGGGTTTGGTTTGCTTTATGTCATTATGGCGCAAATCACCCCATCATTTTTTTACCGAAGTAGAAAGGAAGACTTTAGAGCGCCTGCTGCCACACATTGCTGAAGCCCATAGGTTAAGCCGAATCGGGTACATGCGGCAATTTGACTTGCCGCACACTTTGCAGAGATCCAAACAGGCTGTGGCTTTGTGCAATTCACGCGGCGTGCTAATTGAAGCTGAGGCTGCATTTTTTCATCTCATTAAAACAGAATGGTCTTCCTGGCGTAGCAATAAATTACCTTTTGAATTGAAGCCATTACAGACCCAAAAGCAGCCCTATCGGGGTGAAAATATCTCCATAAGTGCGCAAGTGATAGATGAGATGGTACTCGTTCAGGTACGTGAACTGAACAGGCTGGATATGCTCGGAAAGAAACAGTTGCAAATCGCACAATGCTACGCCCACGGTGAAAACTATCATGATATTTCCGCAAAATTTTCAATAGCAGAAAACACGGTTCGAAGTCATATTGCCACCATTTTCAAAAAATGTAGTGTGCATAATAAAGCCGAACTTGCCACATTGCTCTTCAAAACTCCCCAAGGTGCTCGATAA
- a CDS encoding transglutaminase domain-containing protein: protein MCIENSRVHRLRRWNWDGERIIHESIVPSSRPVVGQLTGGYDIDVREFLVSEKNATMHRTLEKDVKKFISKLEGATWELFSSRESGSFDMRANVITQFVSEKIKYRVTTGLDPWQFPDETLKLRSGDCEDRALLIASLLLASGISSFNVRVALGTFRAWFGKKHEDFDHVWVMYKDEAGKWQVIEPAAHTTFSEKPAKNTRMPDTAEYIPYFIFNDVHLWTMQNSALYEGKGAIKLKRNWSKLNPKFAGWVHKTILNEALTPDICPDWVLKALNRHFTSFLWKRSLTVDDVDLPGSYDPKDHFDNGYIEEGWKKVSDRLSQFQKGSIQNLDLFHQAAHGIGDFYAHSSYGEFGAIQNGKLALYNSDNPSSTLPQPPDYEAGSGFNIASGKFSTNTALWKGNAQAASALWKGKLISGRYAQKMDSHGITEAITFIPASLTKDKNFALRGSLPHHNEIAVDEDTGSNTLYAASKFAAQYKLRKDAAVRHIRKAFIENWKP, encoded by the coding sequence ATGTGTATTGAAAATTCCCGTGTTCATAGGCTGCGTCGATGGAATTGGGATGGTGAGCGAATCATTCATGAATCCATTGTTCCCTCTTCACGGCCTGTCGTAGGGCAACTAACGGGGGGATATGACATCGATGTACGGGAATTTCTGGTAAGCGAAAAAAACGCTACCATGCATCGGACGTTAGAAAAAGATGTTAAAAAATTCATATCAAAACTGGAGGGTGCAACCTGGGAACTATTTAGCTCGCGCGAATCCGGATCATTCGATATGCGAGCCAATGTCATTACACAGTTTGTCTCTGAGAAAATCAAATACCGGGTGACAACAGGGCTTGACCCATGGCAATTTCCAGATGAAACACTAAAACTGCGCTCCGGCGATTGCGAAGACCGCGCACTTCTGATCGCTTCGCTATTGCTTGCCAGCGGTATTAGTTCATTCAATGTGCGGGTTGCACTGGGTACCTTCCGCGCATGGTTTGGGAAAAAACATGAAGATTTCGATCATGTCTGGGTAATGTATAAAGATGAAGCGGGAAAATGGCAAGTAATTGAACCCGCTGCGCATACCACTTTTTCAGAAAAACCTGCTAAAAATACCAGAATGCCCGACACTGCAGAATATATACCCTATTTCATCTTTAATGATGTGCATTTATGGACAATGCAGAATTCCGCTTTGTATGAGGGGAAAGGCGCCATAAAGTTGAAGCGAAACTGGTCGAAACTCAATCCGAAATTTGCTGGATGGGTGCACAAAACCATACTCAATGAGGCACTCACCCCAGACATTTGTCCTGACTGGGTGTTAAAAGCCTTAAACCGCCACTTTACGAGCTTTCTCTGGAAAAGAAGCCTGACTGTAGATGACGTAGATTTACCAGGGAGTTATGATCCCAAAGATCACTTTGATAATGGCTATATTGAAGAAGGCTGGAAGAAAGTGTCTGACCGCTTGAGTCAATTTCAAAAGGGAAGCATACAAAATCTGGATTTATTTCACCAGGCAGCCCATGGTATTGGCGATTTTTATGCACACAGCAGTTATGGGGAATTCGGTGCTATACAAAATGGCAAACTGGCCTTGTATAATTCAGACAATCCCTCGTCAACACTCCCACAACCACCAGATTATGAAGCAGGCTCCGGATTTAATATTGCTTCGGGCAAATTTTCTACTAATACCGCACTATGGAAAGGAAATGCACAAGCTGCATCCGCCTTATGGAAAGGGAAACTCATATCTGGCCGCTATGCACAAAAAATGGACTCACACGGAATAACTGAAGCAATCACCTTTATTCCGGCATCTTTAACAAAAGACAAAAATTTTGCTTTACGAGGATCATTACCCCATCACAACGAAATTGCAGTTGATGAAGATACGGGCAGCAATACGCTCTATGCTGCCAGCAAATTTGCCGCCCAGTATAAACTTAGAAAAGACGCCGCTGTGCGACATATTCGCAAGGCGTTTATTGAAAACTGGAAACCTTGA
- a CDS encoding choice-of-anchor D domain-containing protein, which produces MRNPINHPLKKSVIAVVSALAVMGVPTYATAASCTWNPVTGNWSTASNWSCGIVPTGPAADSASIGASKVVTVNTAQSIFTLSNVGGINIDAFSLTLQGGGSTTNTGTINVGGPSTAALQVGASHNINNTSGVINVGNGSVINQFGSSITGGTINTTGTGKLVASNSSANFLNGVSLSGNLDLASGTSVERVVGGLTLNGTVNIGNNSILAPQGDQTIGGSGTIFFADANSSNRLNVEAGNLTLGSGITVRGNTGIIGQQAFVGGAASLTNNGTIAADVAGGTITLGVNGTVTNNGTLTALNGGTLVLNNSIVGNLGSQITVGAGSTILQNGVTLNGVINNAGTGSFRTSNNGNNYLNAATFTGVLDLASATGVERVVGGLTLNGTVNIGNNSILAPQGDQTIGGSGNIVFADGYSSNRLNVEAGNLTLNSGITVHGNTGTIGSQAFVGGAASLTNNGTIAADVAGGTITLGVNGTVTNNGTLTALNGGTLVLNNSIVGNLGSQITVGAGSTILQNGVTLNGVINNAGTGSFRTSNNGNNYLNAATFTGVLDLASATGVERVVGGLTLNGTVNIGNNSILAPQGDQTIGGTGTIFFADANSSNRLNVEAGNFILGSGITVRGNTGIIGQQAFVGGAASLTNNGTIAADVAGGAITIQVNGLTTNNGTLAAQNGGTLNLNSSIAGNTGSQILAGAGSVVNQNGVTISGDMNLTGSGSFRASNSGSNVLSGVTLSGALDLASATGIERLAGGLTLNGSTINIGNNSTFAPQGDQTIGGTGTIFFADANSSNRLNVEAGNLILGPGITVRGGNGVIGQQSFAGGAATLTNQGVIAADVNGRSISLSVNGSVINQSTMRAQNGGQLILNTGGGYDNSAGTILADVGSSVLLNSAIVTGGSLNSNGNGKFIANNSSTNLLNGVTLNGVLDMATATGIERITANGMVLNGTINIGNNSILAPQGNQTISGTGNIVFADANSSNRLNVEAGNLVIGSGVTVHGQTGIIGQQAYAGGAATLTNNGTFNADAGGTITVNVNGALTNNGTMRAQNGTLTIQNALTGSGTLRVDPTGIINLTNAVNTQGQLVMGAAGSTLNMGTQNLTINNDYTNVAAGSGNSFNRRAGVSGAGLILAGGNAAQAITGAGVSNGSTANATLTLGNVRVGSTTFNYQVANTGSTGPTLRGAIQTNVNGANLTDSRLSGAGVTASNYNTGAPGSNTGNIGVTFTAASAGALAPLSGQVLNLSSNFDNIANQKLNIVLGAGAAAYNAANGNATPNPVIVANQRIGDSNTAGVTVANTAASGSFSEDLLASIGGSSGAASGSGSIAGRLAGTNNTGTGAISVSVNTATAGAKTGTVTLDYSTAGAVNGVSNGLGITSVGNQSVTVNGNVYRIAQGATTPTPINFGNRHVGDVASQVLTVQNTATNDGFSEKLNASFGANTGAATNNGGSISLLSASGSNASAMSVGMDTSSAGTKSGSATLNYASDGTGTSGLSAIAAGNQTINLTGNVYRLASANTLGAINFGNVHVGDTVQQALNIANTAVNDGFSEKLNASFGTSSDGRITTSGSISQLAAGSSNNSSMIVGLNTGVAGVVNGTQTVNFASDGTGTSGLGITGLASQIIGVSGDITTSGSVFRLASASAAAPNPVSFGNVRVGTATDQVLTISNSAINDGFSEKLNASISSNSAPVTATGAFNLLGPQATDSTNLHVGIDTSSAGAKNGSATIALVSDGTGTSNLGTTNLPSQTVNVSGNVYRLASPTLNTSNVSLVARVGDTAPSANVSVTNSSPDSFTEGLKASIGGTASPFTSSGSIANLAAQGTDASSLKVGLNTATAGTSTGTATVNYISTGAGTTNAADVSIGSAAVNLIGKVYQQAVAQVNTLAVNFGIVHRGDSVSPIAVSVTNAAPAAGLNDTLQGTFAGAGGVFSASGNLGAGLGASVTDSSSLKVGLNTSANGLFSGSATATFVSHDADQSDLVLGGVPVTLGAQVNDYAKADLAKAGGEGSLARTGQQIVLDFGSLILGSGMHSASLNVLNNVIGYADLLDGIFSFIDANDFLFSGFNTFSDLAAGGQQSGLGVAFDASGLGSFSDSILLASLGHNASGYSGALGDITLLIKANVIAQGGSVPEPESLLLMAIGLLALLVSRRRIQLH; this is translated from the coding sequence ATGAGAAATCCGATCAATCACCCTTTGAAGAAGTCAGTCATCGCCGTAGTTTCCGCTCTTGCTGTTATGGGGGTACCAACATATGCAACTGCAGCCAGTTGCACTTGGAACCCAGTGACTGGAAACTGGAGCACCGCGAGCAATTGGTCATGCGGAATCGTGCCGACCGGCCCAGCGGCTGACAGCGCTTCCATCGGCGCGAGCAAAGTGGTGACCGTCAACACGGCACAATCAATTTTCACCCTGAGCAACGTTGGCGGCATCAATATCGACGCGTTTTCACTGACGCTGCAAGGTGGCGGCAGCACTACCAACACCGGCACCATCAATGTCGGCGGACCGAGCACGGCGGCACTCCAAGTTGGTGCTAGTCACAATATCAATAACACCAGCGGCGTTATCAATGTCGGCAACGGCAGTGTGATCAACCAGTTTGGAAGCTCCATCACCGGCGGCACGATCAACACCACCGGCACAGGCAAACTGGTGGCGTCCAACAGCAGTGCCAACTTCCTCAACGGCGTCTCCCTCAGCGGCAACCTTGACTTGGCGAGCGGCACGAGCGTCGAGCGAGTGGTCGGCGGCCTGACGCTCAATGGCACGGTCAACATTGGCAACAACAGCATTCTCGCGCCCCAGGGCGACCAAACCATCGGTGGCTCCGGGACCATCTTCTTCGCCGATGCCAATAGCAGCAACCGTCTCAACGTCGAGGCCGGCAACCTGACGCTGGGCAGCGGCATCACAGTGCGCGGAAATACCGGCATCATTGGCCAGCAGGCCTTCGTCGGCGGCGCGGCTTCCCTGACCAACAACGGCACCATCGCCGCCGACGTGGCCGGTGGCACCATTACCCTCGGTGTCAACGGCACCGTTACCAACAACGGCACCCTGACCGCCTTGAATGGCGGCACGCTGGTGCTCAACAACAGCATCGTGGGCAACCTCGGCAGCCAGATCACGGTCGGCGCCGGCAGCACCATTCTGCAGAACGGCGTTACTCTCAACGGCGTGATCAACAACGCCGGCACCGGCTCGTTCCGAACCAGCAACAACGGCAACAACTACCTGAACGCGGCGACCTTCACCGGCGTGCTTGATCTGGCGTCGGCGACGGGCGTCGAGCGCGTGGTCGGCGGCCTGACGCTCAATGGCACGGTCAACATTGGCAACAACAGCATTCTCGCGCCGCAGGGCGACCAGACCATCGGTGGCTCCGGCAACATCGTCTTTGCCGACGGCTACAGCAGCAACCGCCTCAACGTCGAGGCCGGCAATCTGACCCTGAACAGCGGCATCACAGTGCACGGAAATACCGGCACCATCGGCTCGCAGGCCTTCGTCGGCGGCGCGGCTTCCCTGACCAACAACGGCACCATCGCGGCCGACGTGGCCGGTGGTACCATTACCCTCGGTGTCAACGGCACCGTTACCAATAACGGTACCCTGACCGCCTTGAATGGCGGTACGCTGGTACTCAACAACAGCATCGTGGGTAACCTCGGCAGCCAGATCACGGTCGGCGCCGGCAGCACCATTCTGCAGAATGGCGTCACCCTCAACGGCGTGATCAACAACGCCGGCACCGGCTCGTTCCGAACCAGCAACAACGGCAACAACTACCTGAACGCGGCGACCTTCACCGGCGTGCTTGATCTGGCGTCGGCGACGGGCGTCGAGCGCGTGGTCGGCGGCCTGACGCTCAATGGCACGGTCAACATTGGCAACAACAGCATTCTCGCGCCCCAGGGCGACCAGACCATCGGCGGCACCGGGACCATCTTCTTCGCCGATGCCAATAGCAGCAACCGCCTCAACGTCGAGGCCGGCAATTTCATTCTCGGCAGCGGCATCACAGTGCGCGGAAATACCGGCATCATTGGCCAGCAGGCCTTCGTCGGCGGCGCGGCTTCCCTGACCAACAACGGCACCATCGCCGCCGACGTGGCCGGTGGCGCGATCACGATCCAGGTTAACGGCCTCACCACCAACAACGGCACACTGGCCGCACAAAACGGCGGTACGCTAAATCTGAACTCCAGCATTGCCGGCAACACCGGCAGCCAGATCCTGGCCGGTGCCGGCAGCGTGGTGAATCAGAATGGCGTCACCATCAGCGGCGACATGAACCTGACTGGTTCCGGCTCGTTCCGCGCCAGCAACAGCGGAAGCAACGTTCTCAGTGGCGTTACCCTGAGTGGCGCGCTGGACCTGGCATCGGCCACTGGCATCGAGCGCCTTGCCGGCGGACTGACGCTGAATGGCTCAACCATCAATATCGGCAACAACAGCACCTTCGCGCCCCAGGGCGACCAGACCATCGGCGGCACCGGGACCATCTTCTTCGCCGACGCCAATAGCAGTAACCGGCTGAATGTCGAAGCCGGCAATCTCATTCTTGGCCCCGGTATCACGGTGCGCGGCGGCAACGGCGTTATCGGCCAGCAGAGCTTCGCCGGCGGTGCGGCCACGCTGACCAACCAGGGTGTGATCGCCGCCGATGTCAATGGCCGCAGCATCAGCCTGAGCGTCAACGGTTCGGTTATCAACCAGAGCACCATGCGGGCGCAAAACGGCGGACAATTGATCCTCAATACCGGCGGCGGCTACGACAACAGCGCCGGCACGATACTCGCCGATGTCGGCAGCTCGGTGCTACTCAACAGCGCCATTGTCACAGGCGGCTCGCTCAACAGCAACGGCAATGGCAAGTTCATTGCGAACAACAGTAGCACTAACTTACTCAACGGCGTCACCCTCAACGGTGTGCTGGACATGGCTACGGCCACCGGCATCGAGCGCATCACCGCTAACGGCATGGTGCTGAACGGTACGATCAACATCGGCAACAATAGCATCCTCGCGCCTCAGGGCAACCAGACGATCTCAGGCACCGGCAATATCGTATTCGCCGATGCCAATAGCAGCAACCGACTGAACGTCGAAGCTGGCAATCTCGTCATCGGCTCGGGCGTCACCGTTCACGGGCAGACCGGCATCATCGGCCAGCAGGCCTACGCTGGCGGTGCCGCGACGCTGACCAATAATGGCACTTTCAATGCCGACGCCGGCGGCACGATCACTGTAAACGTCAATGGAGCGTTGACCAACAACGGCACGATGCGGGCCCAGAATGGCACGCTGACGATCCAGAACGCTTTAACAGGCTCTGGTACGCTACGAGTCGATCCAACCGGGATAATCAATCTGACAAATGCAGTAAATACCCAAGGTCAACTAGTGATGGGCGCTGCTGGTTCGACACTTAATATGGGTACCCAAAACCTAACCATCAACAACGACTACACCAACGTCGCCGCCGGCTCGGGCAACAGTTTTAATCGGCGCGCCGGCGTCTCCGGTGCCGGCTTGATCCTCGCAGGCGGCAACGCCGCGCAGGCAATCACTGGCGCCGGGGTGAGCAACGGCAGCACTGCCAATGCTACGCTGACGCTCGGTAATGTGCGCGTTGGCAGCACCACTTTTAATTACCAGGTTGCCAACACTGGAAGTACCGGACCAACCCTACGCGGTGCGATCCAGACCAATGTCAACGGTGCCAACCTCACCGACTCGCGGCTTAGTGGCGCTGGTGTGACAGCCAGCAACTACAATACTGGCGCACCAGGCAGCAATACCGGCAACATCGGTGTCACCTTTACCGCAGCCAGCGCCGGAGCACTGGCGCCCCTCAGCGGCCAAGTGTTAAACCTAAGCAGCAACTTTGATAATATCGCAAATCAGAAACTCAACATCGTTCTCGGCGCGGGTGCAGCGGCCTATAACGCTGCGAACGGCAATGCAACGCCCAACCCAGTTATTGTGGCAAACCAACGCATTGGCGACAGCAACACCGCTGGGGTGACGGTTGCCAATACCGCTGCGTCTGGCAGCTTCAGCGAAGACCTGCTCGCCAGCATCGGCGGATCCAGCGGCGCTGCCAGCGGCAGCGGCAGTATCGCAGGCCGCTTAGCTGGCACCAACAACACAGGAACAGGTGCAATTTCCGTGTCCGTCAACACCGCAACGGCGGGTGCAAAAACCGGCACCGTTACGCTGGACTACAGTACCGCAGGGGCCGTCAATGGAGTCAGCAATGGCCTAGGTATCACCAGTGTTGGCAACCAATCAGTTACTGTGAACGGCAACGTCTACCGCATAGCTCAAGGCGCCACCACGCCCACACCGATCAACTTTGGCAACCGCCACGTAGGCGATGTCGCAAGTCAGGTCCTGACCGTACAGAACACTGCTACAAATGATGGCTTCTCCGAAAAGCTCAATGCCAGCTTTGGTGCCAATACCGGTGCCGCAACCAATAATGGTGGCAGTATCAGCCTGCTGTCGGCAAGTGGCAGCAACGCCAGTGCCATGAGCGTAGGAATGGACACCAGCAGCGCCGGTACCAAGAGTGGCAGCGCAACACTGAACTATGCTTCTGATGGCACAGGCACCAGTGGTTTGTCTGCCATTGCAGCGGGGAACCAGACGATCAACCTGACAGGCAACGTCTATCGCCTGGCTTCTGCCAATACCCTCGGCGCCATCAACTTCGGCAACGTCCATGTCGGTGATACCGTGCAACAGGCACTGAATATCGCCAATACAGCGGTCAATGACGGCTTCTCCGAGAAGCTTAACGCCAGCTTTGGTACCAGTTCGGATGGCCGTATCACTACCAGCGGCAGCATCAGCCAACTGGCAGCAGGCTCCAGCAACAACAGCAGCATGATCGTAGGCCTCAACACCGGTGTTGCAGGTGTGGTTAACGGCACACAGACGGTCAACTTTGCTTCCGACGGCACCGGTACCAGTGGCCTGGGAATTACAGGTCTGGCTTCGCAAATCATCGGCGTCAGCGGTGACATCACCACCAGCGGCAGCGTGTTCCGTCTGGCCAGCGCCAGCGCTGCAGCACCGAACCCGGTCAGCTTCGGTAATGTGCGTGTTGGCACAGCCACTGATCAGGTGCTGACCATCAGCAACAGCGCGATTAATGACGGCTTCTCCGAGAAACTCAACGCCAGCATCAGCTCCAACAGCGCGCCTGTGACCGCCACCGGCGCATTCAACCTATTGGGTCCGCAAGCAACAGATAGCACCAATCTGCATGTCGGTATCGACACCAGCAGTGCCGGTGCCAAGAACGGTAGCGCGACCATTGCACTGGTTTCTGACGGCACCGGCACCAGCAATCTGGGAACGACTAATCTGCCTTCGCAAACAGTTAACGTTTCTGGCAATGTCTACCGCCTGGCAAGCCCAACACTGAATACATCCAATGTTTCGCTGGTTGCCCGTGTTGGTGATACTGCGCCAAGTGCTAACGTGAGTGTAACAAACAGTTCACCCGACAGCTTTACCGAAGGCCTGAAAGCCAGTATCGGGGGCACAGCTTCACCCTTTACCAGTAGCGGTTCCATCGCCAATCTGGCAGCGCAAGGGACCGATGCATCCAGTCTGAAAGTGGGATTGAATACCGCCACGGCGGGTACCTCTACAGGAACCGCCACGGTAAATTACATTTCCACGGGTGCCGGCACGACCAATGCTGCTGATGTATCAATCGGCAGCGCAGCCGTCAATTTGATCGGCAAGGTGTATCAGCAGGCTGTCGCTCAAGTCAATACGCTAGCGGTTAATTTTGGGATCGTGCATCGTGGAGACAGCGTTTCTCCGATTGCGGTGAGCGTCACCAATGCCGCACCTGCAGCGGGCTTGAACGATACGCTGCAAGGTACATTCGCTGGCGCAGGAGGTGTTTTTTCCGCCTCTGGTAATCTGGGGGCTGGCCTGGGAGCCAGTGTGACTGACAGCAGCAGCCTGAAGGTCGGACTCAACACCAGTGCTAACGGCTTATTTAGTGGTTCAGCTACGGCAACATTTGTGAGCCACGATGCCGATCAGTCGGATCTGGTGCTAGGTGGGGTACCGGTCACGCTCGGCGCACAGGTGAATGACTATGCGAAAGCGGATTTAGCTAAAGCGGGGGGTGAGGGTAGCCTGGCACGCACGGGACAACAAATCGTGCTGGACTTTGGTAGCCTGATACTGGGCTCTGGTATGCACAGCGCCAGCCTGAATGTGCTGAATAATGTTATAGGGTATGCGGATTTGCTGGATGGCATTTTCAGCTTTATTGATGCGAATGACTTTTTGTTCAGCGGCTTTAATACGTTCTCTGACTTGGCGGCTGGCGGGCAGCAAAGCGGTTTGGGTGTGGCTTTCGATGCGTCTGGTCTTGGCAGTTTCAGTGACAGCATTTTGCTGGCTTCATTGGGACATAACGCAAGCGGTTACTCAGGTGCTTTGGGAGATATTACCCTGCTGATCAAAGCCAATGTGATTGCTCAGGGGGGCAGCGTGCCTGAACCGGAAAGCCTATTATTGATGGCTATTGGTCTGCTCGCATTACTGGTGTCGCGCCGTCGCATCCAGCTTCATTAA
- a CDS encoding phage baseplate assembly protein V, with protein MRKLNGVYPAVVIENVDPNDLGRIKISIPHIGASAGQHSYETWARLATMMAGLNRGTWFIPDVNDEVLVAFEAGDMARPCVIGSLWNKTNPPPEKMDHDNNKKVIRSRNGLKITLDDLSTQESLVIETPQGQKITLKDEPGAIEIVDSNGNTVVLAANGITLNSSTKVTVNASQVEINSSAFNINAAMSKFSGVVQCDTLISNSVISNSYSPGAGNIW; from the coding sequence ATGAGAAAACTAAATGGTGTTTATCCGGCGGTAGTCATTGAAAATGTTGACCCCAATGATCTAGGCCGTATAAAAATAAGCATTCCTCATATTGGCGCGTCTGCAGGCCAACACAGCTATGAAACATGGGCACGCTTAGCCACCATGATGGCTGGCTTGAATCGGGGAACATGGTTTATCCCTGACGTGAATGACGAAGTCCTGGTTGCATTCGAAGCTGGAGATATGGCACGCCCTTGTGTAATAGGCAGCTTATGGAACAAGACTAACCCTCCTCCGGAAAAAATGGATCATGACAATAACAAAAAAGTGATACGTTCCAGAAATGGATTGAAGATCACCCTGGATGATTTAAGCACCCAGGAGAGTCTTGTTATCGAAACACCTCAGGGTCAAAAAATCACACTCAAAGATGAACCTGGAGCAATCGAGATAGTAGATAGCAACGGTAACACCGTAGTACTTGCGGCAAACGGCATTACACTCAACTCCAGTACGAAAGTCACTGTCAACGCCAGCCAGGTCGAGATTAATTCAAGTGCATTTAATATAAACGCCGCTATGTCGAAATTCAGCGGTGTTGTGCAGTGCGACACGCTCATCAGCAATAGCGTCATTAGCAACAGCTATTCACCTGGCGCCGGGAATATCTGGTAA
- a CDS encoding glycine zipper 2TM domain-containing protein: protein MNKFLIPGLILTAIFSANAFAHDDRDEDEHWEHHHRRAERVEVQRVYVEPRVIYQAPPVVYRERTVYRDRPVYYEAEPRYYEAEPRYYERPAYYSGRRSDRLVGQTLGAIAGGVIGNQVGRGNGRVAATAIGAVVGSVIGGNVVYSDD, encoded by the coding sequence ATGAACAAATTTTTGATTCCAGGATTAATTCTCACAGCTATTTTTAGTGCCAATGCTTTTGCTCACGATGATAGAGATGAAGACGAGCACTGGGAACATCATCACCGCAGGGCAGAGCGCGTTGAAGTGCAACGAGTGTATGTGGAACCTCGGGTTATCTATCAGGCACCACCTGTAGTGTATCGTGAGCGTACTGTGTACCGGGATCGTCCTGTCTACTATGAAGCCGAGCCTCGCTACTATGAAGCTGAGCCACGTTATTATGAACGCCCTGCGTATTATTCAGGTAGAAGATCGGATCGACTGGTTGGGCAGACACTTGGCGCGATTGCCGGTGGCGTAATTGGCAATCAGGTGGGCCGGGGAAACGGCAGAGTTGCAGCAACAGCGATTGGGGCGGTCGTTGGTAGTGTCATTGGCGGAAATGTAGTCTACTCCGATGATTGA